One Phaseolus vulgaris cultivar G19833 chromosome 11, P. vulgaris v2.0, whole genome shotgun sequence genomic window carries:
- the LOC137823487 gene encoding ubiquitin-like modifier-activating enzyme atg7 — MEPLLQFAPMQSSVDEGFWHRLSSLKLNKLGIDDSPIHIFGFYAPCSHTQVSNPLTLLSESLPSELSEASLIPEPSRGNRNKCSVPGMLYNTNTVESFHALDKHELLKKEAAKIWDDILTGKAVEDCSVLGRFLVISFADLKKWTFNYWFAFPALMLDPPATVVNLKPASQWFSIAEAESLSAACNEWRSSKSTSDVPFFLVTIDQKSCATVRLLKDWEACQGNANKILFGFYDPCHLPNNPGWPLRNFLALISVRWNINSVQFFCYRENRGFADMKLSLVGEALITVPQGWKDTVPSAVGWELNKGRKSSRCISLAQSMDPTRLAISAADLNLKLMRWRALPSLDLNALSSMKCLLLGAGTLGCQVARMLMAWGVRKITLVDNGRVAMSNPLRQSLYTLDDCLNGGEFKATAAVESLKRIFPAVDAEGIVMAIPMPGHPIHSQEHDSVLEDCKRLRDLIEAHDSVFLLTDTRESRWLPTLLCANTNKITITAALGFDSFLVMRHGAGPLSPAHNFNAEIVNSSCVDKPVNDANGKHRLGCYFCSDVVAPTDSTSNRTLDQQCTVTRPGLAPIASALAAELLIGILHHPQGIFAVGDINNAVDRATEQPLGILPHQIRGSLSQFSQMTLIGYSSSSCTACSHTVVSEYRNKGMEFILQAINHPTYLEDLTGLTELMKSATSLSLDWDREMEDEDDDCVEI; from the exons ATGGAGCCTTTGCTGCAATTCGCACCGATGCAGAGCTCCGTCGACGAGGGTTTTTGGCACCGATTGTCTTCTTTGAAGCTTAACAAGCTTGGCATAGACGATTCTCCAATTCATATATTCG GCTTTTATGCACCTTGCTCTCACACTCAAGTATCAAATCCTTTAACTCTTTTATCTGAGTCTTTACCTTCTGAATTGAGCGAGGCATCGTTAATTCCTGAACCGAGCCGCGGCAATCGGAACAAGTGCTCTGTTCCGGGGATGCTTTACAATACAAATACTGTGGAGAGCTTCCATGCACTTGATAAGCATGAGCTCTTGAAGAAAGAGGCAGCAAAG ATATGGGATGATATCCTAACTGGAAAAGCTGTGGAGGACTGTTCCGTACTTGGGAGATTCCTGGTTATTTCTTTTGCTGACCTGAAAAAGTGGACTTTCAACTACTGGTTTGCTTTCCCTGCTCTCATGCTTGATCCTCCTGCAACTGTGGTTAATCTGAAGCCAGCTTCTCAGTGGTTCAGCATAGCTGAG GCTGAATCTCTCTCTGCGGCCTGTAACGAGTGGCGAAGCTCAAAATCAACATCAG ATGTTCCATTCTTTTTAGTCACCATAGATCAAAAGTCATGTGCTACTGTCAGGCTTCTGAAGGACTGGGAAGCTTGTCAAGGCAATGCTAACAAG ATCCTTTTTGGATTTTATGATCCATGTCATCTCCCAAATAATCCTGGATGGCCTCTCCGCAACTTCTTAGCACTTATTTCTGTGAGGTGGAATATCAACTCAGTTCAATTTTTCTGCTACAGAGAGAACCGTGGTTTTGCAGATATGAAGTTGTCTCTCGTTGGTGAAGCATTGATAACAGTTCCACAAG GGTGGAAAGACACGGTGCCTAGTGCAGTTGGATGGGAACTTAATAAGGGTAGAAAATCTTCTAGGTGTATAAGTCTTGCACAGTCCATGGATCCAACCAG ATTGGCCATATCTGCTGCAGATTTGAATTTAAAGCTCATGAGGTGGCGTGCTTTGCCTTCTCTAGACTTGAATGCCTTATCTTCCATGAAGTGTCTTCTCCTTGGAGCTGGCACACTTGGATGCCAGGTCGCACGCATGCTTATG GCATGGGGTGTTCGAAAAATCACTTTAGTTGACAATGGCAGGGTGGCTATGTCTAACCCATTGAGGCAGTCTCTTTATACTTTGGACGACTGTCTTAATGGTGGCGAATTTAAAGCAACAGCTGCTGTGGAAAGTCTCAAACGGATTTTTCCAGCTGTG gatGCAGAAGGAATTGTTATGGCTATACCAATGCCTGGACATCCCATACACAGTCAGGAACACGATAGTGTACTTGAAGATTGTAAAAGGTTGCGAGATTTAATCGAGGCTCACGATTCAGTTTTTTTGTTGACTGATACCAGGGAAAGTCGATGGCTCCCAACACTTCTTTGTGCCAATACTAACAAG ATTACCATTACTGCTGCACTAGGGTTTGATAGTTTCTTGGTTATGCGCCATGGAGCTGGTCCTTTAAGTCCTGCCCACAACTTCAATGCTGAAATTGTTAATTCTTCTTGTGTTGATAAGCCAGTAAATGATGCAAATGGAAAGCATAGATTGGGCTGTTATTTCTGCAGTGATGTTGTTGCACCAACCGAT TCAACATCCAACCGCACTTTGGACCAACAATGTACGGTGACCCGACCAGGGCTGGCTCCTATTGCGTCGGCCCTTGCAGCCGAACTTCTGATCGGAATTTTGCATCATCCTCAAGG GATATTTGCAGTAGGGGACATTAACAATGCCGTCGACCGAGCTACCGAGCAACCTCTCGGAATTTTACCTCATCAGATTCGCGGCTCCCTTTCTCAGTTTTCTCAAATGACCCTTATCGGTTACTCCTCCTCCAGCTGCACTGCCTGTAGTCATACA GTTGTATCAGAATATCGAAACAAAGGAATGGAGTTCATACTTCAAGCAATTAATCATCCTACTTACCTAGAGGATCTCACTGGGCTCACAGAGTTGATGAAATCAGCCACCTCGTTGTCATTGGATTGGGACAGGGAGATGGAAGATGAGGATGACGACTGTGTTGAAATTTAA
- the LOC137826733 gene encoding uncharacterized protein → MTQKANLFKGKAKKKSIPPNRHGKAPVNRKGKRFVKPSKVTKEMDADREVSKFINQCNEIKAATLATKDGGQLGIIKHPSEQPSGAK, encoded by the exons ATGACGCAGAAGGCGAATCTTTTCAAGGGTAAAGCCAAGAAAAAATCGATTCCTCCCAATCGTCATGGGAAAGCTCCTGTTAATCGCAAAG GAAAGAGATTCGTGAAGCCATCCAAGGTCACAAAGGAAATGGATGCTGATCGT GAGGTTAGCAAATTCATTAATCAGTGCAATGAGATCAAAGCTGCAACTCTGGCAACAAAGGATGGTGGCCAACTAGGCATCATTAAGCATCCATCAGAGCAACCAAGTGGTGCTAAATGA